Sequence from the Aspergillus nidulans FGSC A4 chromosome III genome:
AAAGCCAATCCGGACCTGGCAGATCAGGACGGCAGACTGCCACTGTCTTTTGCTGTGGAAAAAGGAGACGAGGAGATAGTCCACATGTTACTGAAAGCTAGGGCCAACCCGGACCTAGCTGACAACAGTGGGAGGGTGCCACTATCGCTCGCCGCAGAAAACGGGAACCATGAGATAGTGCAGCTGTTGTTGAAAGCAAAGGCAAAACCCGACATGAGGGACAAAAAAGGCAGGACGCCACTTCTATGGGCAGCCGACAAAGGCCACAAGGACGTGGCTTGGGTTCTGCTTGCCACAGAAAAAGTCGACGTCAACTCCACAGATGAGTATGGCTGCACACCACTATGGTGGGCAGCTCGACATGGGCATTTGCCGGTTGTGCGGCTGCTCGTTCGGAAGGGAGCAGATATTGAAGTACAACCCAGAATCACCGACAGGAGCAAATTTGGAAACCCTTTGTTCCAGGCCGGTCGAAAGGGTCATTTGGAAGTGGTGAGATATCTACTGAAGAAGGGCGCTGATGTCAACGCGACGAATGGCGAGAATGAGACCTCACTGCTGCTAGCACTGTTGAATGATCGAACCAAGCACGGGAGGGAGGTCATTGGCTTGATATTGCAGAAGGGAGCGGACGTCAATGCTGCGGACAAGTCTGGACAAACGCCACTCGACATAGCTACCAAGCAGAACGATCTGGAATTGATGAACGTTTTAATGGAACATGGAGCCGAGATCGACTCCGTAACGGAAGAAGGCGCGACCCCGTTGCACCAAGCAATAATCAACGAGCGCGAAGATATAGCGGAGGTATTGCTGGAGCACGGGGCCGACCCCGAGGCGCAAGATTCGCACGGGGATGCGCCTCTCCATTTTGCAGCAGCAAGTGGTCGCCGCAAGATGGCCGAGTTGCTCCTGGACAAGGGCGTAGATATCGACATCACCAACTACACTGGAGACACTCCTCTTCATAAAGCCGCCAGCAACGGACATCGAAAAATGGTGGAGTTCCTACTCTCAAGGGGAGCCACCCTTGAGATACGGAACGATTATCGACAGACACCGTTGCACAAGGCGGTTGGAGCTAAACACCATATCTTGAGGCTGCTGGTCAACCGAGATGCCGACGTCCTCGCAAAAGACATGTACGGCAAGACAGCCCTCCATCTAGCTGCGGAAGCTGGTCTGAAGGAGGATGTGCACTTTTTGATGGGTCATGGGGCCGCAACTGACGGAAGAGATGGTAACGGACGCACAGCACAGGACTTGGCTCGAGTAGAGGGACACGACGATGTTGCTGAACTGTTTAACAAGATGGCGTTGGTTCTCGCGGAGCAATCTGGGTCTGATTAGTGGTCTGGAAAAATACGTTGCATCCTTAGACTGTACTATTTATTAACATACCCACGAGGAGAATGAAAAGTTGGCATGAGTTTGCACAGACAGTCAAccagaaagaaagaataGACTGCACGGCTGAGTCGCAAGAGAAGTTCTGAAGGTAAGCGGTCTGCCTCTGTACCTACGTTATTGCCAGGTAGGTAGTCTTTGTCTATAAGCCATCCCACGTAGAACACAGCACATGTTGACAAATGAGCTGGGACTCTTTACATTATCTCAAGCTATGAATACATATAAGATAATTTCCCACTTACCAGTTGAACCGCGCCAGCGCCGTACAAATTCCGTCATTTCAACTGCTGATTTTATGCAAGATACATCGCTTCTTTAAGTCCACGCCTTTCCAGTCCAACCTTCTTTAGACCGGACGGACGACACCTTTCGAGAACTCCTATTTTTCGCCCATCAActccttcctcatctcctctctctgTATCCTAGCTTGCTCCTTGGTTTGGTTCTGAATAGCCTGCTGCTCGGCAagcctcttctcctccatctcttttgcCGCGAACCAAACTATACCCACCAACGTCAGCTATACGAACTCAGCTCATGGGTTGATAAACAGAGACGCACTCGACTTATCAGACTTGGACCATTCCTTCAATTTTGTGACATAGTCGTCGAATTCTTGTGCGCGCCGGTCACCTTCCCGCATACTGCGCTCTCGGAGCTCCGGATTATATCGCTGGATGAGTTCGGCATCTGTGGGGCGAAGTTTCTCGACGAGTGCAGGGCCGCCAACGCATATGACGATGCCACTAGAAAGCGCGTTC
This genomic interval carries:
- a CDS encoding ankyrin repeat domain-containing protein (transcript_id=CADANIAT00006298); its protein translation is MASEGAPPTPSKLEVALFLAATQGYDTIVKLLLSTPGVNLNCTDENNRTPIALAADEGHENVVQLLLENGSVGLNSQDSKNGLTALCSAAKKGHTGVVRRLLESGADVNIPDSKGQTPLSWAVENGHQAVVQLLLGHGSNPNTPDPGGQTPLSCAVSKGNQEIVKLLLSSSDLECNTPHPNGLTPLCWAVNEGQEEIVQLLLDRSDVDPNKPDTDGYAPLSRAVEKNSLAMVQSLLKRDDVDPNVLSPEEETPLSRAVDKEHEEIVKLLIGRPDLDPNTADSTGQTPLFSAVEMAHHVMVQIILAHSNINPDIPDANEQTPLSCAVEREEPEIVKMLLRAGANPSVVDRNGRMPLSRAAEKENPEMTRLLLRARADPDAADITGRNPLSYAVESGHLEIVRFLIKAKANPDLADQDGRLPLSFAVEKGDEEIVHMLLKARANPDLADNSGRVPLSLAAENGNHEIVQLLLKAKAKPDMRDKKGRTPLLWAADKGHKDVAWVLLATEKVDVNSTDEYGCTPLWWAARHGHLPVVRLLVRKGADIEVQPRITDRSKFGNPLFQAGRKGHLEVVRYLLKKGADVNATNGENETSLLLALLNDRTKHGREVIGLILQKGADVNAADKSGQTPLDIATKQNDLELMNVLMEHGAEIDSVTEEGATPLHQAIINEREDIAEVLLEHGADPEAQDSHGDAPLHFAAASGRRKMAELLLDKGVDIDITNYTGDTPLHKAASNGHRKMVEFLLSRGATLEIRNDYRQTPLHKAVGAKHHILRLLVNRDADVLAKDMYGKTALHLAAEAGLKEDVHFLMGHGAATDGRDGNGRTAQDLARVEGHDDVAELFNKMALVLAEQSGSD
- a CDS encoding protein cbp4 (transcript_id=CADANIAT00006299) yields the protein MSRAGTWLKMLGVGIVICVGGPALVEKLRPTDAELIQRYNPELRERSMREGDRRAQEFDDYVTKLKEWSKSDKSIWFAAKEMEEKRLAEQQAIQNQTKEQARIQREEMRKELMGEK